One segment of Vibrio orientalis CIP 102891 = ATCC 33934 DNA contains the following:
- the nusB gene encoding transcription antitermination factor NusB yields the protein MGASVKPAARRNARRFALQAIYSWQITKENVATIEEQFLSGGKYDEEEHHASEPALSAPDTDVAYFRDLLTGVVLSHTELDSKIRPYTARPMQDLDMMELALLRLAMYEMTRREDVPYKVVINEAIELAKVFAAEESHKFVNGVLDKAAPHVRKK from the coding sequence ATGGGGGCCAGTGTGAAACCAGCCGCACGTCGTAATGCACGTCGATTCGCTCTACAAGCGATCTACTCTTGGCAAATTACTAAAGAAAATGTTGCTACCATCGAGGAGCAATTTCTGTCAGGTGGTAAGTATGATGAAGAAGAACATCATGCTTCTGAACCGGCACTTTCTGCTCCAGACACAGACGTTGCATACTTCCGTGACCTACTAACAGGTGTTGTGCTAAGTCACACAGAGCTAGATAGTAAGATTCGTCCATACACAGCACGTCCAATGCAAGATTTGGATATGATGGAGCTAGCATTGCTTCGTCTTGCTATGTATGAAATGACGCGTCGTGAAGATGTCCCTTACAAAGTGGTAATCAATGAAGCGATTGAACTTGCAAAAGTTTTCGCAGCAGAAGAAAGCCATAAGTTCGTCAATGGTGTGCTTGATAAAGCCGCGCCACACGTACGTAAGAAATAA
- the ribH gene encoding 6,7-dimethyl-8-ribityllumazine synthase: MKVIEGGFPAPNAKIAIVISRFNSFINESLLSGAIDTLKRHGQVSEDNITVVRCPGAVELPLVAQRVAKTGKFDAIVSLGTVIRGGTPHFDYVCSECNKGLAQVSLEYSLPVAFGVLTVDTIDQAIERAGTKAGNKGAEAALSALEMINVLSEIDS; the protein is encoded by the coding sequence ATGAAAGTGATCGAGGGTGGCTTCCCAGCGCCAAACGCAAAAATTGCTATCGTTATTTCTCGTTTCAACAGTTTTATTAACGAAAGTCTATTGTCTGGTGCAATCGATACTTTAAAGCGTCACGGCCAAGTTAGCGAAGACAACATTACTGTAGTTCGTTGCCCTGGTGCAGTTGAACTTCCGCTTGTTGCTCAACGCGTTGCTAAAACAGGCAAGTTTGATGCAATCGTATCACTAGGTACGGTAATCCGTGGTGGTACACCACACTTTGACTATGTTTGTAGTGAATGTAACAAAGGTCTTGCGCAAGTATCTCTGGAATACTCTCTTCCAGTTGCATTTGGCGTACTTACCGTTGATACAATTGACCAAGCAATTGAGCGCGCAGGAACCAAGGCTGGTAATAAAGGTGCAGAGGCTGCACTAAGCGCACTTGAGATGATTAACGTTCTTTCAGAAATCGATTCCTAA